Proteins co-encoded in one Salvia splendens isolate huo1 chromosome 4, SspV2, whole genome shotgun sequence genomic window:
- the LOC121801523 gene encoding uncharacterized protein Os08g0359500-like, with amino-acid sequence MSRHPEVKWAEREDKIYLTVLLADAKDPKVNVDPDGTFTFSAAAGTDSNLYELKLELLDKINAEECKINIGVRSIVCVLEKAEKKWWTKLLRGNEKTPHYVKVDWDKWVDEDDDAAGAPSDLDVGGMDFSKFGDMGGMGGMGGMDMSALAGMGGMGGMGGMGGMGGMGGMGGMDMSALGGMSGMGGMGGFGDDAMGNDFEDSDDEEVKKPEGEVVHKAEPESSKDKAEPLPSS; translated from the exons ATGAG CCGACACCCTGAAGTAAAGTGGGCTGAAAGGGAGGACAAGATCTATCTCACAGTGCTTCTGGCAGATGCGAAAGACCCTAAGGTCAATGTTGACCCTGATGGtacatttacattttctgctgCTGCTGGGACTGATAGTAACCTCTATGAACTCAAGTTGGAGCTACTCGATAAGATCAATGCAGAG GAGTGCAAGATAAACATAGGTGTGCGTAGCATCGTCTGTGTATTGGAGAAAGCTGAGAAGAAATGGTGGACAAAGTTGTTGCGTGGAAATGAGAAGACACCTCACTATGTGAAAGTAGATTGGGATAAATGGgtagatgaagatgatgatgctgctg GTGCACCATCAGACTTAGATGTAGGTGGTATGGACTTCTCG AAATTTGGTGATATGGGTGGCATGGGCGGCATGGGTGGTATGGATATGAGCGCCTTGGCTGGAATGGGAGgcatgggtggaatgggtggcATGGGTGGAATGGGAGgcatgggtggaatgggtggcATGGATATGAGCGCCTTGGGTGGAATGAGTGGCATGGGTGGAATGGGAGGCTTCGGAGATGATGCTATGGGAAATGACTTCGAAGACAGTGACGATGAAG AGGTGAAGAAACCAGAGGGGGAGGTTGTTCATAAGGCAGAACCAGAATCATCGAAGGATAAAGCAGAGCCCTTGCCGAGCTCATGA
- the LOC121801483 gene encoding uncharacterized protein OsI_027940-like — protein sequence MSRHPEVKWAEREDKIYLTVLLADAKDPKVNVDPDGTFTFSAAAGTDSNLYELKLELLDKINAEECKINIGVRSIVCVLEKAEKKWWTKLLRGNEKTPHYVKVDWDKWVDEDDDGAGAPSDLDLGGMDFSKFGDMGGMGGMGGMGGMGGMGGMDMSALAGMGGMGGMGGFGDDAMGNDFEDSDDEEVTKPEGEAVPKAEAETLKDKAEPLPSS from the exons ATGAG CCGACACCCTGAAGTGAAGTGGGCTGAAAGGGAGGACAAGATCTATCTCACAGTGCTTCTGGCAGATGCGAAAGACCCTAAGGTCAATGTTGACCCTGATGGtacatttacattttctgccgcTGCTGGGACTGACAGTAACCTCTATGAACTCAAGTTGGAGCTTCTTGATAAGATCAATGCAGAG GAGTGCAAGATAAACATAGGTGTGCGCAGTATTGTCTGTGTATTGGAGAAAGCTGAGAAGAAATGGTGGACAAAGTTGTTGCGTGGAAATGAGAAGACACCTCACTACGTGAAAGTAGATTGGGATAAATGGgtagatgaagatgatgatggtgctg GTGCACCATCAGACTTAGATTTAGGTGGTATGGATTTCTCG AAATTTGGTGATATGGGTGGCATGGGAGGCATGGGAGGCATGGGGGgcatgggtggaatgggtggcATGGATATGAGCGCCTTGGCTGGAATGGGTGgcatgggtggaatgggtggcTTCGGAGATGATGCTATGGGAAATGACTTTGAAGACAGTGACGATGAAG AGGTGACAAAACCAGAGGGGGAGGCAGTTCCCAAGGCAGAAGCAGAAACATTGAAGGATAAAGCAGAACCCTTGCCGAGCTCATGA